AAGTGGCTGGTGGTGATTCAGTCATCTTTACTCCGCCTCTCCCCCTGCAGGTTCTGGCTCCCTCACAGCAGCCTTGGAGGTGGCCTCAGGACGCAAGGCCACTGTGATCGGAAAGCCCAGCCGCTTCATGTTCGAATGCATCTCCAGTCAGTTCAGAGGGGTGGATCCCGCCCAGTGCCTGATGGTCGGGGACCGCCTCGAGACGGACATGCTGTTCGGGTCCAACTGCGGCCTCGACACCATGCTCACTCTCACTGGTGTGTCTCAGATCGAGGAGGCCCAGGAGTACAGGAATAGTGACCAAACCACCAACCACAGCTTGGTGCCCGACTACGTGGTGGACACCATTGCTGATTTCTTACCGGCTTTTGAGGAACTGGACGAACAGAGCAACTGATGAGTCTGTGGTCTCCAGTAGAGAGCACAGATTGCTTCAAGCGCAATGTTGAGTCTTTAGTTTGCAACAGAATTAAATCTTAATAAATAACAAGGCGCTGTTTATGTTGTGACCAAGACTGATTTAGGGCAAATAATTTCCATAATCACAGTAATCCAGTGCATACCTCAGTGTTTCTTCAAGTGTTGTGCTCATTTTGTGACTTGACAGTTTCTGTAGCTTTACGTGTTTATAATAATCTATGAATATACTGCAGTTTTGTGTTCATACAGATCATATCGTGTTTGATATTGAGTTTTAAACATCCAGAGGTATTTTTGTAAAGCCATGAATTGTTCTGAATTCATGTGTTTAGAAGCTGGCTGTTTAAAGTTTGTTGCCAAACAGGAGACATGTACTTACTAATGCTGAATTATCTTCAAGTGTGCTTGCCTAGGTGTCACTTCTAATTATATCAcgagaagataaaaaaaactaacagtGTGAGCTTTTCTCAGCTCTGGTAGAGACTAAGCTGACAATCTGCCAGGCAGACAGGTAAAGTGTTCATTCACTTCCGGCCTTTCTGTCATGTCTGTGCTACTTGTGCCAATATTCATCGGAGTAAACGGCTTACTGAAACTCATAGCTAGAAAGCCAGTAATGGTTGCCTATCATACTGCACTGTTGTGAACTTTCAGTGTTGTTAATGTTTACCATATAGAGCATGCCAGCAATGGTAACAATAAATaccttaaattaaatttttcttGAAAAGAGTGGTGGCCTGTTACTAGAATTCGCTTTATGGTCTGCTTGTTTTGGATCTGCACAATCAAATTCCAACAATAAAATAATCCAACattattttaatcatttaaatcCAGCTGTTCACATGAAATCAATGTAATTTCATGCAGCATTGTTGCATCAACTACCTCACCAGCCTTTTAGCTCCAAAAACCATCAGTTCAAGTGCAGCGAGAGACATGGAAAGTCCAATTTCCTTCTGTATACTAGAGCCTCCTGCTTGGATTTTAGTCAGCAGGTAAAATTAGATAAATTGGATGAAAAATTAACAAATAAAGATGAGttgatgattttgtttttaaactaaaattgattaaaaacaaacctTTGAGAAAAATATGCAATGCCAGGTGAATAAAGACAAACCAAGGAGCTAGTGTGCCTTTGCAGCGTGTTTTACAGTGAACATCTGTTTGTATGGAGTTCATATACACTTAAACAACTGACAATCAACATATATACATTTTAACAGGATCCATGTAATACTTTATTCTACATGTGGCATCAGGTTCTCTTGTGCTGACGAACAGGATTAAAGACATACTGATCATCAACATATAAGGACTTTGGCTGCAGTGATGGCGTCACTTCATGTCACTCTGGTCCACCGCGCTGTGGCAAAGAAATGATATagaatacaaataaacacaaataccAGCCAAAATATATCCTTAAATACTCAAAACTTTTAGATTCTACATTCAGTTTCTATAGCTAGTTATGTACCAGCAACAAGTTACAGTAAGTTTTCCTGTTCTCACTCAGTCCATAAACTTAACCTTTGTACTTTTGAATCCCACTGCTACGAGTTTATGATCAGTCAAAGGTGGGTCATATACTGTTGCCAACTTTGCTTGACATTTGACTTTTTTACGTCTCTTTTGTTATTCCACTCTGCTCAATTTTAAAGAACCAAGTAGTTCTGTGTAAAAACTCTGGGTACAGTTAAGATAGCCTCACCTGGATGTAATCCATCTCATCTGCTGTTAACGGTCTCCTGCGGTACCTTGCAGGAAGTAGCTGAATAGAAGCCAGTGTGTCTGGTGTGCCTGGGGTTGGTGTTAAAGGTGCATGCAGTCTTGATAACTGAGGCGATGCTGGAGCTGAAGTGGGAGCATTATGTTGAGGAAGGTTTAGTGCTAATGTTTTCAATGCCTCCTGGGCTAGaggatgaaaagaaaaagagtaacGTAATGAAATAATCACCAGGGAAGGCATTGTTAACGATTAAATTTCTGATAAATGTGAACCTAAAAGAACACATTCATTCAGCTGGGAAAAACAAAGGCTCACCATTAGGTCTGGGCAGGCCTTGTCTGTTGGGGAATTTGATCAGGGGAGTATGAGGCCGTATTGCctgagaaaacaaaatcaaacagcAGTCAGTAAAAGGGTAGGCATCCTGACATGACAAGAAATggacagtatttttttttgtctcccaCACGTGCTAAAACAGAGTGAATGagctttaaaacaaacacagcagctaGAAAAATATGATGAACACCACTAGGgtgaatttaaatttttatttatgtttggtATGACCTGTGACTTGTGACAGTATTTTTGTAACATCAGGTGCTCAACGTTAAGTTAATGTAGCCTTCTAACAGCACAGTTGATAGGAATATACCACAAAACATACAACAGAGCAAACATTATACAAAATACAAGTGCATCTAACAGATCAACCCATGAAAGTAGTGCAGTGTATCAGTATACCCATCTTTTAAGTGCTTTTTGGTGACACAAACAACAGTCTATAGTGACAGAGTCTCAGTTGTTTGTGATAATCAGACAAATTAGCATTACAGTaacaatgacaataataataataacaataaatagatatattataaatgtaaataatataatattcaaATACTTTGTTAAGATACCTTCACAGGGAATCATTATGTATTCTGCctttagttttgtcttcagcaagtcaAATATAACTAAACTGTGTTGAGATCAAATGACTGACTTGTCCACagcagtttattttgcgacatgGTTTGGGGTTAACTGTGCACTCGTACTGTGAACTGCTGTCCAGTCAACTTTGTAGTGTTTGGCTGAATCCGAGC
This region of Pelmatolapia mariae isolate MD_Pm_ZW linkage group LG12, Pm_UMD_F_2, whole genome shotgun sequence genomic DNA includes:
- the kgd4 gene encoding 28S ribosomal protein S36, mitochondrial, which produces MGSKVSSKMAAPTARVVQAIRPHTPLIKFPNRQGLPRPNAQEALKTLALNLPQHNAPTSAPASPQLSRLHAPLTPTPGTPDTLASIQLLPARYRRRPLTADEMDYIQRGGPE